A segment of the Deltaproteobacteria bacterium genome:
ACCTATTTTCATGAAGCCTTTCTGGCCACTTCTTCTTTTAAGACATTATCCCCCTGGCGACGGACCCAGTCCTGGGTAGACAGGTAATAAACCTTGGGCTCGCTCCCTAATTTTTCCAGGAGCCGAAAGGCCTTTGGACTTTTTTTCAGTTTGGCGACCTGACTTTGAGGGTCCTTAAGGTTACCGAAGGCGATGGCTTTGGTCGGGCAGGCCTCGGTGCAGGCCGTGATGTATTCGCTTTCTTTGAGGTCCCGCCGGTCTTCCATATAGGCCCGATCCTTAGCCCGTTGATAGCGATGGTTGCAAAAGGTACATTTACTGACTACCCCGCGCATGGCCACGGAGATATCGGGATTCAAATAATTCTCCAGTCCTTTGGGAAAGACCGGGTCCCACCAATTGAAATAGCGGACATGATAAGGACAGGCGGCCATACAATACCGGCAGCCGATGCAGCGGGAATAGATCTGGCTGACAATACCTTTTTCATCCATTTGCGTGGCCGTGACCGGACAGACCGAGACACAAGGGGTATGATGCTGACAGTGCATACAGGGCCTGGGCAGGTAAACCACCCGGGTCCTGGGATAGGGCTGCCCGTTGCTCAGGCGGTAGAGCCGCATCCAGGTGGCGGACTTCAGTTTATCCGTCTCATCATACCGGAAGGCCAGGTTGTTTTCAGCCATACAAGCCACGGCACAGGCCCCGCATCCGATGCATTTATCCAGGTCAATGACCATGCCATACAATTCTTTTCCCCCTGAGGACTTTTTCATAGGTGACAGACTCCTGCATTGGCTTTCATAATCATCATTTCCAAAAGATCTGGACAGGTGAAACCATTCAGACCTTCACAATCTTTACCCGGGTGGCCCAAGCCACTTCCATACCGGTCTGGGGATCCACCACGCTATCCAGGATGGGATAAGGATTGGCTCCCCGGTCTTTGAGGGTGGGGTCAAAGGCCTTGTGTCCCATTCCAAGGGGGACAAAGACACATCCGGGCCTGGCCCCTTCAAAGAGATGGATCAGGGCCTTGATCCGGCCGTTGGCCGATTGGATCTCAACCGGGCTCCCTTCCGACAAAGAAAGAGATCGGGCCGTCTCCGGATGGATTTGTACGACCAGGGTGTTCTTTATTAAAACCTCTTCCCCCAGGTATTTGGTAAGAAAAGGGGGATTAGGAAGATATCCTGATTGGAGCAGCATCAGGGACTGGGGGATCAACCAGAGAGGATATTCTTTTAGAGATTGGGGCCTGGGTGCCGGGGCCTGAAGGGTGGCGGCGGAAAAATCCCATTTGCCCTTCCCTCCTTCGGACTTGTTTTCCAGGTCATACCAGGTGCCCTGGGCCACTAATTGTTCCCAGAATTTATCGAAGGATTCAAAATGGGCCGGAGCATACTTCCCGGCCTCCGGCAGCGGGCCGTCGGTCAGGCGGCCCTTCTTGGAATTAAACAGGCCCCTGGCCGCCTGTTTGAAGACCTCTTCTATTTTTTCAAATGGAAAAGCTTCCTCGACCTTCTCACCCAGATTTTTGGCCAGGGCCAGAATGGTCTCCCCGCTCGATTTAGTGTCATAAAGGGGAGGGAAAACCGGTTTGGTCAAACCATAGATCGGAAAAGGCACTCCCTGGCAGTTATAGCTATCATCCCAGCGTTCCAGAAAGTTGGAAACCGG
Coding sequences within it:
- a CDS encoding 4Fe-4S dicluster domain-containing protein; its protein translation is MKKSSGGKELYGMVIDLDKCIGCGACAVACMAENNLAFRYDETDKLKSATWMRLYRLSNGQPYPRTRVVYLPRPCMHCQHHTPCVSVCPVTATQMDEKGIVSQIYSRCIGCRYCMAACPYHVRYFNWWDPVFPKGLENYLNPDISVAMRGVVSKCTFCNHRYQRAKDRAYMEDRRDLKESEYITACTEACPTKAIAFGNLKDPQSQVAKLKKSPKAFRLLEKLGSEPKVYYLSTQDWVRRQGDNVLKEEVARKAS